Proteins encoded together in one Psychrobacter sanguinis window:
- the fabZ gene encoding 3-hydroxyacyl-ACP dehydratase FabZ has protein sequence MTTEDEHFLSTNSVTLPMGFEQIKRYLPHRYPFMLVDRVTGCSPNSWITGYKNVTINEPFFQGHFPEQPIMPGVLIIEALAQVSGILAFITQGVTAEDGYLFLFAGVDKVRFRNPVLPGDQLVLKSELMLQKRDLYKFDCKAYVDDKLVASAQLMIMRQDTTSKT, from the coding sequence ATGACCACAGAAGATGAGCATTTTTTGTCGACTAATTCGGTCACTTTGCCAATGGGTTTTGAACAAATCAAGCGATATTTACCGCATCGTTATCCTTTTATGCTGGTCGATAGAGTGACAGGTTGTTCGCCAAATTCATGGATTACTGGCTACAAAAACGTGACCATTAATGAGCCTTTTTTCCAAGGCCATTTCCCTGAGCAGCCCATTATGCCTGGAGTATTAATTATTGAAGCCTTGGCTCAAGTATCGGGCATACTGGCTTTTATTACTCAAGGGGTTACTGCTGAAGATGGCTATCTATTTTTGTTTGCTGGGGTGGATAAAGTAAGATTTAGAAACCCGGTACTTCCCGGTGATCAATTGGTCTTAAAGTCTGAACTAATGTTACAAAAGCGTGATCTGTATAAATTTGATTGTAAGGCCTATGTCGATGATAAATTGGTGGCCAGTGCACAATTGATGATTATGCGCCAAGACACAACCTCTAAAACGTAA
- the lpxA gene encoding acyl-ACP--UDP-N-acetylglucosamine O-acyltransferase yields MTQIHRTAIVSSTAEIHDSVVIGPYCIVGDNVTIDAGTKLLRHVVITKNTRIGKNNEIFQFASIGEDCQDLKYAGEETWLEIGDNNSIREACSFHRGTVQDNGITKIGSDNLFMVNTHVAHDCVIGDGNVLANNVGIAGHVHIGNKVIVGGNAGVHQFCQIGDYSLIGGGSVILKDVAAMTLVSGNPAAAHGLNIEGMRRKQWSKETINTLRAAYKLIFKSGKTTEQVIEELTKDYLPQEPKIELLIQSLVNSKRGITR; encoded by the coding sequence ATGACGCAAATACACCGCACTGCCATTGTCTCAAGTACAGCTGAAATTCATGACTCAGTTGTGATTGGACCTTATTGTATTGTCGGCGATAATGTCACTATTGATGCAGGAACTAAGCTACTTCGCCATGTGGTGATTACCAAGAATACCCGCATTGGTAAAAACAATGAAATTTTTCAGTTTGCCAGCATAGGTGAGGACTGTCAGGACTTAAAATATGCGGGTGAAGAAACATGGCTTGAAATTGGAGACAATAACTCAATTCGGGAAGCTTGTAGCTTTCATAGAGGCACTGTCCAAGATAATGGCATTACCAAAATAGGCAGTGATAACTTATTTATGGTGAATACCCACGTGGCGCATGACTGTGTCATTGGAGATGGTAATGTATTGGCCAATAATGTTGGGATAGCCGGACACGTCCATATTGGAAATAAAGTTATCGTCGGCGGTAATGCAGGTGTCCATCAGTTTTGTCAGATTGGTGACTACAGTCTTATTGGTGGAGGCAGCGTTATTCTAAAAGATGTGGCGGCAATGACGTTGGTTTCAGGTAATCCTGCCGCTGCCCATGGTCTAAATATTGAAGGCATGCGACGCAAGCAGTGGTCTAAAGAGACTATTAATACGCTTCGTGCCGCTTATAAACTAATTTTTAAATCGGGGAAAACAACCGAACAGGTCATAGAAGAATTGACCAAGGATTACCTTCCGCAAGAACCAAAAATTGAATTATTAATCCAATCCTTGGTAAACAGTAAGCGCGGCATTACTCGATAA